CGTCACGTCCTCGTCTTCGGGGGCGCGTTCGGGCGCGGGATCGAACGCCGACTCGTCGTCCTCGAGCAGGTCGCGAACGCGGCGCTCGACAGTTTCGCGGACGTTCGAGTCGACCAGGTCGTCGTCGCGGACGGTCTCGTCGATGCTCCGGGCGGCGTCGCTGAGTCCCAGTTCCCGGACCCGCTCGCGGACGGCGGCGTCGGGGTCAGCGAAGCTGACGGAGACCTCTTCGTCCTCGTCGGGTAGCTCCCGGCGGTCGTTGACCCGGGCGACCAACGCGTCGCGGTCGATGGCGGCCTCCTCGATCGTCGCGGGGGCGATCGGCTTCCCCTCGCCCTCGACGGTGACGACGACGACGGCGTCCTCGAGGTCGTGCTGGCGAACTCGTTCCTGGACGCGGTCGACGCCCTCGCCGGCCTCGAGTTCGACGTCGACGAAGACGAACTCGCGGGTGTCCGCGAGCCCGCGGCGGCTGATCGCGACGCCATCGTCCGCGTCGAAGTCCACGAGGTTGTAGCCCCGGTCCTCCCGTTCGCTGGCGCTCGCGCGCTCGGTCGACCCGCAGTAGGTGACCCAGGTATCCATGACCTCCGCGGTGTCGGGTTTGTGGTTGTCGCCGAGCAGGACGGCGTCGAAGTCGACGGTCGACTCCTCGAGCAGTTCCTCGGTGTCCCAGTCGGCGTGGGCGAAGGGCTCGAAGAGGCCGTGGGTCACCAGCGCGGCGTGCTCGGCGGCGTCGGGGACCGGTTCGAACGCGTACTCGAGGTCGTCGCGGCGCGACCGGGGAACGAAATCGAGGCCGTAGAGGGCGACGTCGCCGACGATCTCGGGGTCGGCGCCGAGGCGGGTCGCCAGTCCGAGATCCGCGAAGAGGTCGAGCCACTGGGCGTCGCGTTTCGACTCGTGGTTGCCGACGACGGCCAGAAAGGGAATGTCGGCGTCGGCGAGCGTGCGCAGAATTTCGACGGTGCCCTGGAGGTCGACCAGACTCGGCCGCCGGTCGTGAAAGAGGTCGCCGGCGTGGACCACGGCGTCGACGTCGTCGGCGACCGCGTCCTCGACGACCGATCGGAAGGCCTCGAGGAAGTCCTCGCGGCGCTGTGGAGAGTTGTATTGTTGATACCCGATGTGGGTATCGCCCGTGTGGATAACCCGCGTCATTGTCCCTCCGTTGGGAAGCGCCCCCTAAAGGGGTTCCGCGACCGAACTGAAAGTGAAATAGAGAGTCCGCTCGAGCGGAAGGTGGAGTGGTTCGGCGGGAACGGCGGTAGTACGGTGGCGCGCTGTCGATCGCGTCCGGATGGAGAGACTGATCGACGAGTGATCGGACGCAGAAAGAGCGGACTAAGCGGCCTGCGCCCGTGGCAACGGGGATTCCCACCCCTCCTCGGCCGATTTCCTTCGGTCGCCGTGCTCCCTCGCTCATCCACTGTCAGAGCAAACTCCGACACGCCTTCGCTCGTGAAACTCGCGAAGACCTCGCACGACATCTCCGTCCGGCCGCACTATCGTTGGGCTGGACGACAGCGCGCGCCACAGTAGAGTGCTACCCCGAACGGTGTCGCCTTTCGGCTGGGTCATATTCGAAGTAGCCGTCGAACGCCGACGAACGGACTCGTCGCGGTCGGAATCGAGAGATCGAAAGAGACCCATCGAACGGTGGCCGCCGGGCGGTCGCGACCAGTAGATCCGATTAGGATTCGATCTCGAGGCTGTACAGACGCTTACGGGCGTCGGAAAACGAGAACCGGGAGTCGATGACGTTCTCCTCCTCGAGGCGGTTCAGGGCGTACCGCACCGTTCGGGAGGGCAGCAGCGTCTCGTCGGCGATCTGCTGTTGGGTCATCGTGTCGTTGTACTCGAGGACCTTCGCGACGAGCTTGGCACTCGGCGGAAGCTCTCTGACGTCGTCCCACGTTCCCCGCTCCTCGGGCTCCTGTCGAAGCGATTCTGAAGCGCTCATCACCCTCCCGTTTCGAATACAGGCTGATAATATTTTCTGTTTCAAAAAATGCGTGCTGTTCATATTCCGAGACGAGTGTACCTACCCGAAGCCTCTTATGAACCAGCCCCCAAAGGTCGGGTGATGAGCGACACTGTGGACGACGTCGACCTCCCATACGACGAGGACGAGGCGTCCCAACAGGAGAAGATCCAGGCGCTCGAGGAACGGCTGGAGGTCCTCGAGTCGCAAAACGAGGAGATGCGTGACAAGCTCCTCGATGCGAACGCCGAGAACAACAAGTACCAGCAGAAACTCGAGCGACTGACCCACGAGAACAAGAAACTCAAGCAGTCGCCGCTGTTCGTCGCCACCGTCCAGGAGATCACGGACGAGGGCGTCATTATCAAACAGCACGGGAACAACCAGGAGGCGCTGACGGAGGTCACCGAGGAGATGCGAGAGGACCTCGGACCCGACGACCGAGTTGCCGTCAACAACTCGCTGTCGATCGTCAAGACGCTCTCGAACGAGACCGACGTCCGCGCTCGCGTGATGGAAGTCACCGAGAGCCCCGAGGTCAGCTACGAGGACATCGGCGGCTTAGAAGAGCAGATGCAGGAGGTCCGCGAGACCGTCGAAATGCCCCTCGAGAAGCCCGAGATGTTCGACGACGTCGGGATCGAACCCCCGAGCGGCGTCCTGCTGTACGGCCCGCCGGGGACGGGCAAGACGATGCTCGCCAAGGCCGTCGCCAACGAGACCAACGCGACCTTCATCAAGATGGCCGGCTCCGAGCTGGTCCACAAGTTCATCGGTGAGGGCGCGAAGCTCGTTCGCGACCTCTTCGATGTCGCCCGCGAGCACGAGCCCGCCGTCATCTTCATCGACGAGATCGACGCCATCGCCGCCAAGCGAACGGAGTCCAAGACCTCCGGCGACGCCGAGGTCCAGCGGACGATGATGCAGCTCCTCTCGGAGATGGACGGCTTCGAGGAACGCGGCGAGATCCGCATCATCGCCGCCACCAACCGCTTCGACATGCTCGACCGCGCGATCCTCCGGCCCGGTCGATTCGACCGCCTCATCGAGGTCCCCAAGCCCGACGCCGAGGGGCGGGAGATCATCTTCCAGATCCACACCCGCGGCATGAACGTCGCCGACGACGTCGAATTCGGCGAACTGGCCGAGGACGTCGAGGAGGCCTCCGGGGCCGACATCAAGGCCATCTGTACCGAGGCCGGCATGTTCGCCATCCGCGACGACCGCACGGAAATCCGCATGGAGGACTTCCACAGCGCCTGGGACAAGGTCCAAGCCGACTCGGACGAGACCGAGGACGTCTCGAAGACCTTCGCCTAGACGAGTTTCTCTCTCCGTTTTCACCGCTCGAGAGCGACGCGTTCCGAGAGCTAATCGGACACACTTCGCTTCGAGCGCCGCGCTATCGGCTCGAAGCGGAAGAGACAACGGCCACCCTGAACGGCAAAACGAGACCGTAATCGTGCGAGTCCGAATCCGGACGCGGACCGACTATAGCGCCGTGAAGACGACGTACGGCACGATAAACAGGGCGACCGTGAGCACGGCGAGGATCAGCAGATACCCGAGACCCGCGCCGGCCGCGGTGAGCCACGCCGGATGATCGAACTCACTGAGATCGATTGCCATACTGGTATCGTTCCGTGAGACGCGTATAAGCGTACCGGAACCCGGAACCGGTTGCTGTTAGTTGCGAACCGGACACCGCCATCGGGACGGCACACCCGCGGTGTGGCGCTATCGCCACTCGTCCAGCGAGGCGGCGTCCTCCTCGGTCATCGAGAGCCAGACGTCGTCCCGTCCGATATCGGCGATCACGAGGTGCGGCTGACCGTCGATCTCGTCGATCGCGGCGACGACGTCGCCGTCGGTCGCCGACTCACTTCCGACCGATCCGGCCTCGAGTGTCATAGTACACGATACTCCAGGAGTATGTATGAATGTTTTGGTATCATACTATACGGTGGTTGGATGATTCCTATTCTTGGCCGAGTCTGTCGATAAGGCGCACGTAGTACCGTTACATTTCGAGAAAGTAAATTGGGAAGGGGCGTGGTAGCGAAGAAGAGACCAGACGGCGATCGGCGCGCGGCGACGACGGTTTCCGGACCGCTTTTACCGGGTGACTGGCTAGGACCCTCCAATGACGAAAATCGTCGTGGTGGACAACCACGGACAGTTCACCCACTTAGAGCGCCGGGCCCTTCGCGACCTCGGCGTCGATACGGAGTTGATCGACAACGAGACACCGCCCGAAGACGTCGACGCCGACGGCGTCGTCCTCTCCGGCGGCCCCGACATGGACCGGATCGGCCGCTCCGCCGACTACCTCGAGGCGGGCGTACCGGTACTCGGCATCTGCCTGGGGATGCAACTGATCGCCGAGGAACTCGACGGCCGGGTCGGCGGCGGCGAGTACGGCGGGTACGCCGACGTGAACGTCGAGATCGTCGACGACGACGACCCGCTGACCGGGTCGCTCCATCCGGAGACCCGCGTCTGGGCGAGCCACGCCGACGAGGTCAAAGAACTGCCCGACGGGTTCGAACTCACCGCCGAGAGCGACGTCTGCGGCGTCGAGGCGATGAGCGACACCGACCGCGACCTCTACGGCGTCCAGTGGCACCCGGAGGTGGCCCACACCGAGGAAGGCGACGAAATCTTCGAGAACTTCCTCGAGATCTGCGAGTCTCGGTAGGACGACTCGAGCCGTCTCGTCGGTCGATCCGGCCACTGGTTCTCTACCGCTCAGTCACCCGTCTATCGGTTTCTCTACCGTTCGCTAGCGGTGCGACTGCCTGGAGGATCCCCACCGGCGTGTTCTCTCGTAGTCGTGTTCCGGGCCCTCGAGGCCTCCGCGAGAACGGTCGAGAGGACAACGACGGCATGGCCTCGGTCCCCGGCCGGATCATCGGTGCGGGCTCGGTCGACTCGAGTCGCTGACTCGAGTCGTCGCGCGGCTATCGGTTCCGTCTCGGACGGAGCGTGGTAGCCGTATCGCATCGGCTGCAACCGGCGGTCAACCGCTATACCCGTCGCTCGCCGTCGAGAGAGCAATCGAGAAGGGGTCGGTTTCGACCGTTACTCGCCGAACAGTTCGTCGACGGCGTCCCGCGCGACGAGCGCGGCGTCGTCGGCGACCCGTTCGGGGTCGGGATCGTCCGGACCTCCGGGCGCGTTCAGATAGACGTCGACCTCGAGGACGCCGTCCTCGAAGGTGACGGTGACGTCGAGATCACGCACTGCCGATTGCTTGTACTGCGAGAAGACGTAGCCTTCCGCAGCGTCGGAGGCCGTCTGCACGACCTCCTCGTCGGTCGGTTCGCCGGTCGACATTTATGCGCCGCCTGCGCCCGGGCCGCCCGGACCGGCCGGGCCGCCCATGCCGCCGCCGGCGCCGCCGAGCAGTTCCTCGAGCTCGTCCTGGAGCTCCTCGAACTGATCCTGGACGCGCTCTTCCTGCTTCTCGAGGGTCTCGAGTCGGATCTCGAGGGAGTCGACCTTCTCTTCGAGGTCCTCCTCGGCCTCGTCGTACTCGGTCTCGACGAGCAGTTCGCCGACCTTGCGGTACATCGGCGTCTCGGCGTCGATCTCGTCGAGTTCCTCGAGGGCGTTCTCGGCTTCGGTGAGGTTCGATTCGGCTTCCTGCTTCTGGACGGCGACCTGCTGTGCGGTCTCCTGAAGGTCCTGAAGCTGTTCGATTTTCTCTTGTGCTTCCGGCGGCAGATTACCCTGCATACCTCGACCGTCGCCCTCCGGACTGATAAAGCCAAGCTTTGTCATCGACCGGAAAGTCGGCACCAGCAGCCCCCACGCCTATCCGTCGCGACGGCGTTGAACGGGCGATGCGACGGCGCACGGCGCTCGCGACCGGCGGCGCCCTCCTCGCGGGACTGTCCGCCGGCTGCCTCGAGACGTTTCGCCGGGAGGACGCCTGGCGTGAACTCGTCGTCGATCCGCCCGAGGGCGTCTACGTCCCTCCCCACGCCGACGGGATGGTGACCTACGGGACCGCGACCGCCGGCGGGCGCGAGATCGGCCTGCTGGCGTCCCGCCCGCACTCCTTTTGGATCGTTGCCGACGCCGAGCGCAATCGAGCGGATATCCGCTCTCGCCACGACGTCCACCTGATGGCGACCGTCCGGGACGCCGAGACCGGGACCTTCGTCCCGGCGTCGGTGCGGACGGCGATCCGGACGCGCGGCGACGCTACCGACTCCCGTGATGACGCCGCCGCGACGGTCGACGAGCGATCGCTCTGGCCGATGCTCTCCCAGCGGATGGGTCCCCACTACGGCGACAACGTTCCGCTCGAGGGCGACGGCCGGTATACGGCGACGATCCGGATCGGGGCGACGACCGCGGACGCGATCGGCGGCGTCGCCGACGGCCTCGAGACCGAGACGAGCGTCGAGATCGACTTCGCGTTCGAGACCGACGAGATCGAGGACGTGGAGCGCCGGTTGATCGACGAGGACGAGGGCCGCGGCGAGGCCGACGCGCTCGAGCCGATGGGTCACGCCGTCGGCGCGGAGAACAGTGACAAGCGCGATCGGGAATCAGCCGCGACGCTCGGCCGCGCGACGAGCGCCGACGTCGAGTACGCCGCGACGCTCCTCGACGGCGACGCCGCCGATCGCTCCGAAACTGATCGGCCGGTCCTCGCGGTGACGGCCCGAACGGTCCACAACGCGTATCCGCTCCCCTTCGCCTCGCTCTCCGCGGCGGTCTCTCGAGGCGGCGAACGAGTCGCGAGCGCGCAACTCGAGGAGGCGATCGACGCCCGGCTCGGCCACTGCTACCGGACGGCCGTCGACCCGTCCCTCCTCGACGGCGCCGACGAGCTCGCGATCGACCTCGAGACGCCGCCGCAGGTGGCGCGCCACGAGGGGTACGAAACCGCGTTTCTCGAGGGCGATTCGGTGACGATGGCGCTCGACGCGCCCTAAGCGGGGTCGACGCGCCGCGATTGCTCACTCGAGGTGTCCGGCGTCGGCGTTTCTCGGCCGGACGGCGCCGTCGGTCGCTCGCAGGAGGCCCAGCCCGAGCGCGAGCATGATGACGCTGACGACGACCCAGTGGGGATTCCACGCCTCGGTCCCGTGGACGACGTTGTGCAGGTCGAGCACGTAGTGGTCGACGACCCCGTCGTAGACGTTGAACAGGCCCGCGCCGACGAGGATCGAGCCGAGCAGGTACGTCGTCGAGAAGCGGCGGTCCGTGCCGTTGACCACGCGCCAGAGCAGTCCGAAGCCGACGCACGTGATGGCGAGCGTGGCGATCAGAAACAGGCCGTCGAACATCACGTTCGTCCGGTAGCCGTCGAGACTGTAGGGATCGTAGTAGCCCGACAGCAGGTGGTGGGTCTGTAACGTGAGGTGGAAGATCACGGTGTCGACGACGGCACCGAATCCGAAGCCGATCGTTCCTCCCGCGAGCAGGAGTCGCCGCCGCAGGCTGTCAGCCGTCGCCATACCGATGCGTCGGTGCCGACGGGCAAAAATCGAAAACCAGCACCTGCACCGTCGATAGCGGCGCCGGTCGCGGCCGACGACGATCGCAGCGCCTGCGGTAACGGCCGCAGCCGCCTACGACTCGAGGGCCGCCGTTCCGGTATCGGCCGCGCGTTCGGCGACGTCGACCAGCGTAAACCAGGTGTTCAGCGCCGCCCGCAGGGCGATCACGTCCGCCGCGTCGATCTCGATCCGGACGGTCGAGCCGTCGCGGTCGATGGTCGTCTGCGAACGGTCGTCGTCGATCTCGCCGACCTCGCGGGCGACGCTCTCGGCGACGAGCCGTGCGCGAGACGGCGTCTCGTAGTCGAACTCGAGAGTCGCGTCGTGAGAAGGCACGCGCGGTTACTGGACGTCGACTTCCTTGACGTCCCGGCTGCGCTCTTTCAGGAGCACGCGGTGGCCACAGTAGGGACAGCGGACGCCACCGTACTCGTCGAGCTGGACGTCGCGTTTACAGCGGGAGCACTTGTAACTCATACTGGCTCGAGAGGGTTACTCGTCGTCCTCGGCGAGCGCTGCGCGAATCGATCGCTTGACGGTGCGGCCGGCGGGGGTCTCCGGACGGTAGGCGCCGCCGGTGAAGACCTCGCCGGTCTCCTCGTTCTTCCAGATGCCGGTGCCGACGCGGGTGACGTCGTCGCCGTCGACCTCGGCGCTCTGCATGTCGTCTTCGATCTCGCTGACGCGACGTCGGGCGACGCGACCGTAGCGTGCACCGAACCGGCCCGCGCTACCGACGCTTCCTTTCTTGGCCATAGTAGGGCTAGCTATCGGCAGCGGATTCTTAAACCTGTTGAGTTCGGCCGGCTTCGACGCGCCGTCTGAGGGATGAGCGCGCCGGCGGCGATCGGCTCGCCCCGCTCGCGGTCACTCCGTCGCCTCCTCGGCGACCGGCCCGGCGAGCAGTTCCCGGAAGACGAGCGACAGCGCGGCGAGGTAGCCGACGGGGGCGAGGGGAGCGGCCAGCAGTCCCGTCCCGATGCCCGTCAGCGCGATAGCCGATCGGAGGACGAGCCCACTCAACGCGAGCAGTGGAATCGCAGCCAGCACGGCGTCGGGACGCTCGAACATGGCTAATTATATCTAATTACACCCGGTCGGATAAGGGCCTGAGAACCAGCAGAGACTGTCTCTTCCATCAGGTAGTGACAATATTTACGCGAACGGCGTCGAGAACGGGCGCGGCCGTCGCTGGTGACGATGCTCCGACCGCGATAACGGCGACGGCGATACCGGACTCTCGCAGCGGATGGGGACGTTACTGAAACTCGGCGTCGGTCAGCACTTCGTTGAGATCCGCGCGAATCCGCTCGCCCATCTCCCGATCGCGCGCGGTCGTGACGACGCGGTTCTCCTGGACGCTCGAGCCGTCCCGCAGGAGCATGCGAACGTTGCCGCCGTCGTCCGCGCGGGTAACTTTCGCGCGAAGTCCCGACTGGGAGCCCTTCCCGCCGGCGTCGATCGGCCCCGGAATGACCTTCTTGACGTGGGGGTGGCCGGCGACGGTCCGGATCGCCCGCATCCCCGTCCGCCCGCCGATCAGCGTCGAGTGGCTGCCGCCGATCTTTTCGGCGGGCGGCGTCTGGACGACGTCCAACGCGCGGTTGCCCCGCCGCTCGAGGACGGCGTCGACGGGATCCTCGTCCTCGACGCGGTAGAACTGGTGGTGGATGTCCTCGCGGACGGCCTGGATCACCGCCCGATCGCCGCCGGCGTAGACCTCTTCGGGTCGTTTCCGGCGGATCTCGTCGCCGATCAACCCCGCGAAGTTCCGGAGTTCGACGACCTCGTTCTCGCCGTCTTCGGGCATCGTGGTGATCGTCGTCTCGCCCAGAATCGGATCGTCGTCCCGCCTCGCCGAGTCGGCGTCGTCTCCGCCGTCGCCGTCGGCCGCGAGCATCGTCAGTGTCGCGCGTTCGCGTGCCGCCTCGAGGACGATCGCTTCCGTGTTGGCTTCCCGGCAGACGAGACAGAAATCGCCGGGTTTCTCGAGCGGCGATGCGCAGTGGCGACACTCCATATCGACCGTTCGAGTGAGGGATGTAAAACAGGCGCGTTTTCGACCAATCCGGTTCACGGCCCGTCTCCGGCGACGGTCGCGCCGTCGGTAACGCTCCGCACTCCCTCGTTCTGCGGCCCGGCGGCCGCTACAGAATGTCCTCGAGAATCTTCGCCACCGCGTCCGTTTCCACGACGTCGTAGGGGACCCGCATCGGCGAGACCGAGAGCTGCCCCTCGAGCAGCGCGTGCCGGTCCGTGTCCTCGGGGTCGGG
This portion of the Haloterrigena gelatinilytica genome encodes:
- the mre11 gene encoding DNA double-strand break repair protein Mre11 — translated: MTRVIHTGDTHIGYQQYNSPQRREDFLEAFRSVVEDAVADDVDAVVHAGDLFHDRRPSLVDLQGTVEILRTLADADIPFLAVVGNHESKRDAQWLDLFADLGLATRLGADPEIVGDVALYGLDFVPRSRRDDLEYAFEPVPDAAEHAALVTHGLFEPFAHADWDTEELLEESTVDFDAVLLGDNHKPDTAEVMDTWVTYCGSTERASASEREDRGYNLVDFDADDGVAISRRGLADTREFVFVDVELEAGEGVDRVQERVRQHDLEDAVVVVTVEGEGKPIAPATIEEAAIDRDALVARVNDRRELPDEDEEVSVSFADPDAAVRERVRELGLSDAARSIDETVRDDDLVDSNVRETVERRVRDLLEDDESAFDPAPERAPEDEDVTTVADELAGDDASGDSSAADAESAVANGGEPAATADDEPDAAEAETESAPAEEDSSEEPTDDPADTASLGDFA
- a CDS encoding MarR family transcriptional regulator translates to MSASESLRQEPEERGTWDDVRELPPSAKLVAKVLEYNDTMTQQQIADETLLPSRTVRYALNRLEEENVIDSRFSFSDARKRLYSLEIES
- the pan1 gene encoding proteasome-activating nucleotidase Pan1, whose translation is MSDTVDDVDLPYDEDEASQQEKIQALEERLEVLESQNEEMRDKLLDANAENNKYQQKLERLTHENKKLKQSPLFVATVQEITDEGVIIKQHGNNQEALTEVTEEMREDLGPDDRVAVNNSLSIVKTLSNETDVRARVMEVTESPEVSYEDIGGLEEQMQEVRETVEMPLEKPEMFDDVGIEPPSGVLLYGPPGTGKTMLAKAVANETNATFIKMAGSELVHKFIGEGAKLVRDLFDVAREHEPAVIFIDEIDAIAAKRTESKTSGDAEVQRTMMQLLSEMDGFEERGEIRIIAATNRFDMLDRAILRPGRFDRLIEVPKPDAEGREIIFQIHTRGMNVADDVEFGELAEDVEEASGADIKAICTEAGMFAIRDDRTEIRMEDFHSAWDKVQADSDETEDVSKTFA
- a CDS encoding DUF7556 family protein is translated as MTLEAGSVGSESATDGDVVAAIDEIDGQPHLVIADIGRDDVWLSMTEEDAASLDEWR
- a CDS encoding GMP synthase subunit A; the protein is MTKIVVVDNHGQFTHLERRALRDLGVDTELIDNETPPEDVDADGVVLSGGPDMDRIGRSADYLEAGVPVLGICLGMQLIAEELDGRVGGGEYGGYADVNVEIVDDDDPLTGSLHPETRVWASHADEVKELPDGFELTAESDVCGVEAMSDTDRDLYGVQWHPEVAHTEEGDEIFENFLEICESR
- a CDS encoding DUF3194 domain-containing protein encodes the protein MSTGEPTDEEVVQTASDAAEGYVFSQYKQSAVRDLDVTVTFEDGVLEVDVYLNAPGGPDDPDPERVADDAALVARDAVDELFGE
- a CDS encoding prefoldin subunit beta, with amino-acid sequence MQGNLPPEAQEKIEQLQDLQETAQQVAVQKQEAESNLTEAENALEELDEIDAETPMYRKVGELLVETEYDEAEEDLEEKVDSLEIRLETLEKQEERVQDQFEELQDELEELLGGAGGGMGGPAGPGGPGAGGA
- a CDS encoding iron transporter translates to MRRRTALATGGALLAGLSAGCLETFRREDAWRELVVDPPEGVYVPPHADGMVTYGTATAGGREIGLLASRPHSFWIVADAERNRADIRSRHDVHLMATVRDAETGTFVPASVRTAIRTRGDATDSRDDAAATVDERSLWPMLSQRMGPHYGDNVPLEGDGRYTATIRIGATTADAIGGVADGLETETSVEIDFAFETDEIEDVERRLIDEDEGRGEADALEPMGHAVGAENSDKRDRESAATLGRATSADVEYAATLLDGDAADRSETDRPVLAVTARTVHNAYPLPFASLSAAVSRGGERVASAQLEEAIDARLGHCYRTAVDPSLLDGADELAIDLETPPQVARHEGYETAFLEGDSVTMALDAP
- a CDS encoding DUF2243 domain-containing protein; protein product: MATADSLRRRLLLAGGTIGFGFGAVVDTVIFHLTLQTHHLLSGYYDPYSLDGYRTNVMFDGLFLIATLAITCVGFGLLWRVVNGTDRRFSTTYLLGSILVGAGLFNVYDGVVDHYVLDLHNVVHGTEAWNPHWVVVSVIMLALGLGLLRATDGAVRPRNADAGHLE
- a CDS encoding KEOPS complex subunit Pcc1; the encoded protein is MPSHDATLEFDYETPSRARLVAESVAREVGEIDDDRSQTTIDRDGSTVRIEIDAADVIALRAALNTWFTLVDVAERAADTGTAALES
- a CDS encoding DNA-directed RNA polymerase subunit P, which produces MSYKCSRCKRDVQLDEYGGVRCPYCGHRVLLKERSRDVKEVDVQ
- a CDS encoding eL43 family ribosomal protein, which gives rise to MAKKGSVGSAGRFGARYGRVARRRVSEIEDDMQSAEVDGDDVTRVGTGIWKNEETGEVFTGGAYRPETPAGRTVKRSIRAALAEDDE
- a CDS encoding DUF2103 domain-containing protein codes for the protein MECRHCASPLEKPGDFCLVCREANTEAIVLEAARERATLTMLAADGDGGDDADSARRDDDPILGETTITTMPEDGENEVVELRNFAGLIGDEIRRKRPEEVYAGGDRAVIQAVREDIHHQFYRVEDEDPVDAVLERRGNRALDVVQTPPAEKIGGSHSTLIGGRTGMRAIRTVAGHPHVKKVIPGPIDAGGKGSQSGLRAKVTRADDGGNVRMLLRDGSSVQENRVVTTARDREMGERIRADLNEVLTDAEFQ